GGGCCGGTCGTCCCCTGCCTCGCGGCGCAAGCCGGACGAGGGGGGCCGGAGCTCCCGACGGGATCTCTGCGGGGTCGAGGCGGGGCGGGGGCCGAGTGCGGCTGGCGCGGCTTTTGCTCTGAGCCCTCGTTCGTCCTCGGAGGAGACGTCATGTCGTATCGAGTCGCCATCCTCCTCTTCTGCGGCAGCTGCCTGCTGGGAGGAGCTCCGCGCGCCCATGCCCGGCAGACCGAGCCTGTCCGGAGCTCGGTGACGGGGTGGATGGTCCTGCCACGCGTCTCGCCCACGTGGGGGCGAGTGCTCGCCGCCTCGACGGCCGTCCTCGCCCCCGTGCTCGTGGCGGTGCTGCGGGCGGGGCTCGATCGCCGGTCCATCGGGCGAGAGACGCCGCCCGCGCGAGGGCCTGCGGAGCGCGAGCTGACGGTCGTGACGCACAACGTGATGCGCGGATTCACCATCGACAAGCTGCTCGCCACCTACCGCCAGCTTCAGACGCGGGCCGGACTCGGGCTCCTGCTCCTGCAAGAGGCCGAGGCGAAGCACGGCGAGAAGGTGGCCCAGGCGCTCGGTCCCCCCGGGGCCTTCCGGCACGTCACGCGCGAGGGCCTGAGCATCATCTACGATGCGCGCAGGTTCCGGCTGCGGGGCGAGCCCGAGCTCGTGGAGCTACCGCTCGTGGAGAAGCTCGAAGGATTCGAGAAGATCTACGTCAACCGCAACGGCGGCAAGCCCGAGCAGCGCTTCGCCCTCGTGGGCGTGCTCGACCCCGTGGACGGCGGCGAGCCGGTGGTGGTCGCGAACTTCCACCTCGACGCCGCGGGCAAGAACACCCACCGACGGCGGCAGCTCGACGCGGTGGTGGCGCGGCTGAAGGAGCGGGGGCTCGTGCACCGCATCATCGCCGCCGGCGACACCAACGCCTTCGTCTTCGGGCGGGCTCGCTCGCAGCTCGCCATCCTGCGCGACATGCTCGGCCCCCTCCGGGAGCTCGGCGTGGAGGAGCCGGACCTGCGGCCGACGCACGCCTTCGCCTTCAGCCTGGACCCCACGGTGGTGCACAAGTTCGGCAGGGCGCTCGGTTTCGTCAGCCTGGACCTGCGCCACAAGTTCGACGTGCTGGCCACGTCCCTCGAGATCGTGGACCAGGCGGTGCTTCGCACCGTGCTCTCGGATCACTTCCTCGTGCTCAAGTCGGTGAGGTACTGATGCGGACGCGAACGCGCGCGTTCGGGCGCATCGCCCCGTCGCTCGGGCTGGCCTCGGTGCTGGCCTGCGTGCTCCTCACGGGCGAGGCGCGGGCCGCCCCGGCGATCGCGGTCTACGACGGCCTCGGCACGCTGGACGGCGCGCGCGTCTCGGGGCGCGTGGTTCGGCCGAGCCCGCTCGATGTCTACGGCTGGGAGCCGCGGACCGAGCTCGGCCGCGCGCTGCGGGCGGTGCGCGGTATCTTTCCCACCCCCGAGGCGCGCCAGCGCGTCACGATCCGCGTCGGGGCCCTGCCGTTTGTCGTCGAGACCGACCACCGGGGCTACTTCGAGCTGCGGCTTCGCCCCGAGGACCTGCGGGGGATGCGTCCCGGGGAGCACGCGGTTGACGTTCGCCTCGCCGACGCGCCCCTCGGGACACCGAGCGCGCACGGCCAGCTCTTTCTGTCTCCCTCGGCGCGGGGCGCCGCCGTGCCCCCGACGCTCGTGATCAGCGACCTCGACGATACGGCCATCGACGTGGGGCTGGCCGAGCACAAGGTGCGCGCTGCGTACCGGGCCCTCGCGGCCCCGCCGACCGCCGTGCGCGCGGTCGAAGGCGCCCCCGAGCGGTACCGCGAGCTCGCCGAGGGGGGCCTGCCGATGGTCTTCATCACCAGCCGTCCTACCGGCCTCTTCGCGGCGATCTGCCAGACGCTCGCGCTCGAGCAGTTCCCGCGGATACCGTTGCTCATGAAGCGACTCGGCGCGACGCGCGGGGCGGGCAAGCAGGGTTCGCTCCTCGACCACCGCGCCTACAAGCTCGCGCAGCTCGCGCTGGTCAAGGAGCTCTTCCCCGGCTATCGCTTCGCCCTCGTCGGCGACTCCGGGGAGCAAGACCCCGAGGTCTACGCCCAGGCGCTGGAGCTCCTCGGGCGCGAGAACGTGCGCCTGGTGGCGATCCGCAA
This portion of the Deltaproteobacteria bacterium genome encodes:
- a CDS encoding DUF2183 domain-containing protein codes for the protein MRTRTRAFGRIAPSLGLASVLACVLLTGEARAAPAIAVYDGLGTLDGARVSGRVVRPSPLDVYGWEPRTELGRALRAVRGIFPTPEARQRVTIRVGALPFVVETDHRGYFELRLRPEDLRGMRPGEHAVDVRLADAPLGTPSAHGQLFLSPSARGAAVPPTLVISDLDDTAIDVGLAEHKVRAAYRALAAPPTAVRAVEGAPERYRELAEGGLPMVFITSRPTGLFAAICQTLALEQFPRIPLLMKRLGATRGAGKQGSLLDHRAYKLAQLALVKELFPGYRFALVGDSGEQDPEVYAQALELLGRENVRLVAIRKVRQTDHAGAPRFRGQILFSSFGELAPRLRELLAATPPARPTGWAGVRQTLLGAARSAVKFVTAPVARLRGPRGGAGPAKR